Sequence from the Malaciobacter pacificus genome:
TCTAATATCTCTTTTAGATTAGTGTCTTTAAATGAATTAACATTATTTTTTAGAACTTGTTCTTCATCATTTTTTGGAGTTAATGATTCATGAATTTTTGCCCCATCAGAATTTGGTGCAAAAAATGGTGGGTTATCCATAGCAAATTCATGTCTAACGTGAACAATTTTTATATCTGAGTCTCTACATTTATTTAATATTTTTAAAGCATTCGCTGCAGCCTCTTCTGTTTTGTGTAGTGGCCATTTAGCACCTTGAATACTATTAAAATAGTCATTTTGTAAATCAATTAAAACTAAAGCTGTGTTTTTCATTTTCTCTCCTTTTATATTTATAAAAAATTATATAAATATATAGGAGGAAAAAAGTAGGATTTTTATCGATTTAATTTATAGTTTCATAATCTTTAACTAGTTTTTCTAAAAATAGTTTTGCTTTTTTCTTTTGTAAATAAGCATATCCAGCTACAAATATAACGCCAATTCCATAGGTTAAAAGTATTGCAAGTATTATTAAAATAGTTAAAACCAAAGTATCATGTAATTGTGCATTTATGATTAATTCATTTTCCCCTGAAGCTTTTTGGATATCGATTATTGTATTATATTTTAATAGTGTATTTAAGTGAACTTTTTTTATTTCTATTGAATTTGTTTGAATAGAAGTTTCATACTCTTTTTCTTTTGTAAGTTGTTTTTTGAAAAATTCTAAAAATTCTTTTTTAGTATTTTTAATTTTAATTTTTTCTTTTATGCTAACATCAAATATACCCATAGTAGACCTTGATTTTTTTAATTTAGTATATCAAAAAGAATACAAGGCTTTTAAGGTTTATTGTATATTAAATATACTACTGTATAAAATAATACACCAAGTGATTACAAAAATACAAATACTAAAAAATACTGCAGCACTACCAACATCTTTGGCTCGTCCAGCCATATCATGATGCTCTAGTGTAACAAGGTCAACAACTCTTTCAATTGCACTATTTAAAGTCTCAACTAAAGGCATCAACATCAAAGTTATAAACATAATAACTTTATTTGTAATGGTTGTATCAAGTATAAATATTACAGGTAAAAGTAATACTACAATTACAAGTTCTACTTTAAAAGAAGTTTCTGTTTTTAGTAAATCTTTTAAACCTTTTAAAGCATAAGTTGTGTTTTTAAAAAAGTTGTATTTAGGCTGATTTCTCAATATCTGTTCCTTTTATAAATTTTGAGATGATTAATATCTCACACCAAGCTATTAACATAGTTATAATTGTATGACTTAGAAAATGGTCACCAATTAGCATTTTATATAATCCCATAGCCCAAGCTAAAGTAAATGCTGATGTTATGGCGATGATTTTATTTTTTCTTTTTTTAAATAAGAAAAAAAGTGAAAGTAAAGCAAAGCCTCCACTTACGTGACCTGCTGGCCAGCATTTGATTTTCTTTTCTTGAATAAAATCACTTGGGTATGATTCAAATACTTTAATATTTGGATAATCTCCTCCAAAGTGTTCTATATTTTTTGGACAAGGTGTATTTGAAACAGCTTTTAAGGCTCCAATAGTTATTGGAACTATAATTGAAGATAAAAGAACAATCAGTAAGCCTTTTTTATATTTTATGATTAACTCTTTTTTTCTAAAAAAGATTAGAGATATTGCAATAACTAAAGCAAAAGTTATTAAAACTTTTTTTAATCCATCATATAAAAATAGTCTTAATATTGGTTCATCTTTGTTTATTAACCATTTAGATGTTTCAAAATTAAAAAAGAAATTTTGAATTAATATGTCCAAATTTGTTAATTCAAATAGTAAAATTACACCAAAAAGAAGAAGTGATGTAATTACTATTTGGAAATTAATGGATTTTTGAGTCATACAAAATATCCATATCTTTTTTATAAACCTCACTATCAATTTCAAATATACCTAATAGGGTGTGAAAAAGATTATCATGTGAATATTTATTTGATGATTCAGCTTTTAGCTTTTCTAAATCATAATCATTTTTCATATACCCATCCCCTAGCCATAAAACAGAAGCAACATGAGTTTGCTCTTGTGGAGCCATGAAATATGGCATTCCATGAAGATATAAACCATTCTCTCCTAAACTTTCCCCATGGTCACTCATATAAAGCATTGCAGTTTCATAAGTTTTAGAATAAGGTTTTAAGAATTTTATAACTTCTGATAAGAAATAATCTGTATATAAAATTGCATTATCATAAGCATTGCTAACTTCTTCTTGAGTACACTCTTCAAGTTGATTTGTTTTACAAACAGGAGTAAATTTTTCAAACTCTTTTGGATATCTTTTATAATATGCTGGCCCATGATTCCCCATTTGGTGAAGCACAATTAAAATATCTTTATCTTTATTTTTAGATATATACTCTTCAAGACCAACTAACATTCCTATATCTCTACACTCTCCATCTTCAGTACATATTGTATTTGTTTTTGAAGTTTTGAAGTCTTCATAATCTATTCTATTAGCAACTCCTTTTGAGCTAGAGTTGTTATCTCTCCATAAGATCTTGATATCTTTTGTATTATTTAAAACATCAATAACATTTTGAGTTGAAATACCTTTTTTATAATCATAATCATCCATCTTGTAAATTGAGAACATACATGGAACTGATACTGCAGTTGAAGTACCACATGAACTCATATTTGAGAAATTTATTACATCTTCTTTTTTTAGAAGTGGATTTGTCTCTTTTTCATATCCATTTAGTGAAAATCTATCAGCTCTTGCAGTTTCACCAACAACCATAATTACTAACTCTTTTCTATCAATTTCTTCTTTTAGAATTTTTGCATCTTCTCCAATTTCTTTTACAACAACTGGACCACTATTTGCAGTTTTGTTGATATATTTACCAATACTATACATCCAGTAAACAGGGTTTACACTATATCTTAAAGGTTTGTGCTCTCTAAAAAATGAGCTATAAAATTTACTAAAAGATAAAACAATAATTATAATTATAAGTAGTGATAAAACTATCGTTTTTAGTTTTGAGATTAACTCTTTTTTTAATCCTTGATATTGAATATTTAATTTGTAGATTAAAAAACTTGGAATAAGTCCAAGTATTAATACATATGTAGCAAGTTTTAAACTAAATAAATCTGAAGATTCACTAAGATTAGTTTGTAAACTATTTCTAATCATTTCATCATCAATTACCACATGGTATGTATCCATAAAATAAGCTGTAAAACAAGAAACAATAAAAATCAATATTAACAATGGCTTAGTAGTATATTTTGAAGAAAATAGTGAAAAAAGAAATGTAAAAAGTGCAACTAATATAATTGCAATGGAGATTATATAAACAATATTTATCCCTTCAAGACTATAAGTAGTGATTACATTTTGAAAAAAAGTAAAATTAAAAAATGTAGTCAAAACAATGGAAGATAGTAAAATTACTTTTTGTTGAGATAAATTCATTTTGAACCTTTGATTAATATATGAAATCATAGTTTTAATGAATTAATAATCTATTAATTAAGAGTTAATGAATAATTATGAATTTTTTGTCATATTTTAATATTCAAAGCCTTTTAGCAAATATTGGTGCTATATTCATAACTATAAAAAGTCTTACTATATGGTGCAGTGTTATATATGGAACACTAGCACTTACTAGAATAGCAATTAAATTTATTTCTGCTTGTCCACCTGGAGTAAATGCAAGAAGTGTTGAAATAATTGGGAAATCAAATAGATAGTAGGCAAGGCTAATAAAAACTACTGAAATAGTCACTAAAATAACAAAATGTCCAAATGTTGCTATAAGTGTTTTTATAATAGTTTTGAAATCAACTCCTTTAAAAGTAAATCCAATAATTGTTCCAAATACAACTTGAACAAACTTTAATAACTCATCTGGAACAGTTGTTGTTACTAATCCTGTTGCATGTAAAACAATACTTATAATCATAGGACCTATTAAAAAAGCAGCTGAAAGTTTTACCTTTTTTGCAATTATTCCACCAATAAAACCTAAAGTTATTAAAACTAAAAGCTCTATTAGGTTTACATCTTTTATTGGAAGGGTGATAAGTTTATTTCCTGCAATATCAACTTGAAAAATATACTGTATTACAAAAGGTAGAGTAATAACTATAAAAAATAGTCTTGAAGATTGAACAAGTGTAATTTTAGAAATATTCGCTTTTATCTCTTCACCTATTATTACCATTTCAATAACACCACCAGGCATAGAGCTTAAATAAGCAGTCTTTTTGTCAAAGCCTTGAAATCTATAAAAGTAATACATTCCAGCAACTATTGTAATAATAGTATATGGAATAACAAGAAGTAAACTAAAAAAGTACACATCTAAAAACTGTAAAATCTCAGGAGTAAAAGCACTTCCTATTGTAAGTCCTATTAAAACTCTAGCAGGAGGAGAGAATGTTTTTGGACTTTGTATTGGAAGTTTTTCAAATCTCATTGCAATTGATGCAGCAAAGATTGAACCTAAAAGCCAAGGAAGAGGAAGATTTAGATAAATAAACAAAATAGAGCCACTAACTCCAATTAGTAATGCCAATATCATTTGTAGCAGTATTGTAGTTTTTATCATCTTATTTAAAATCTATTATATTCTTTATTTTTAAAGCTTCGTAAACTATCTGTTTTCTATAGTTTAATTGTTCTTTTTTTATATCTGCATTTAAAGCAAAGAAGTATATCTCTTTCTTTGTTTTAACATATCCTACATACCATCCAATTTGACCATCCCATCCACTTTTAGCTTTTATTTGAAAGTTAGTATCTTTTTGTATAGTTAAAATATCTTTCAACATAGAAATATTTTTTTCTAAAATAGGCAAATTTTGAGTATAGATTTTTTTTAGAAAATCAATTTGTTCGAAGGTAGATATTTTTAAACTACTATCTAACCAGAAATTTGATTTATCATCTCCTATAATTTTATTCCCATAGTTGAATTTCTTTAAATAATCAAGATAGGTCTCTTTTGAAACTTTTTTACTAAATCTTTTAAAACACCAAACACAAGAGTTAGCTACAGCTGTAGCTAATGTTTGGTCTTTATTCCATAAATCATAAGCTCTTTTAACTTTATCCCATTTTATAATTTCATCTTGAGATTTAATAATATTTTCATTTAATAAAATTAAAGTATGAGCTATTTTAAATGTTGAAGCAGGAGAGAATCTAGTATCAGCTCTTTTTGAATTATGTAAGTACAACTTATCACTATTTAAATCAGTTATAATTAAAGTACCATCTATTTTATAGTTTTCAAAAATTTTTTTAATTGATTCATCATTTGCACTTACAAAGGCAGTGCAAAAAATTAGTAAGCTTAAAACTTTGAGCATTTATATATCCTTTTAATTTAGTTGAATTTTAACAAAAACAAACTATTAGATGGATAAGAATCTCCAAATTAAATCTTAGGAAGCGAATGGATTTAATTTGGAATTCTAATAATTGTTAATATATCTTTTTTTGCGGGATAACTTAAATCTAAAGAATGTTTAAAGCACAGGAGAGTTCTTTTAAATTTAAGTATGAAAAATTATACATAAAAAGTGTGTATAAAAAGTGTTAAAATTTATAAATTTTGTATAAGTTACATCCTTATCTCTTCTCTTTTTTGTAAGAACTCCCATCTTTCATCAATTCTTTTTTGCCACTCATCAATTAAGTATTCATTCTCTTTTTTGAATAAGTGTTTAAATCTTGGTTGAGCTGCTAAATAGTCTCTAACTGGAATTATATTTTTTGGTCTATATGTGATATTTAACTCTCTACCATCAATGATTTCATATAATGGGAAAACAAGAGAATCAACTGCTAAATCTGAAACTTCAATTGTTTGGTTTGGAGCAAATTTCCACTCAGTTGTACAAGCAGACATTGCATTTATAAATACAGGGCCTTTAGTATCAAATCCTCTTTGGATTTTTTTAACCATGTCTTTCCATTTATTTGGAGCAACTTGTGCAACATAAGGAGAACCGTGAGCTGCCATAATAGATACGATATCTTTTTTCTGTCTCTTTTCACCATAAGAGTGAGTTCCAGCAGGTGCAGTTGTAGTAGATGAACCAATTGGAGTTGAAGAAGATCTTTGTCCTCCTGTGTTTGCATAAACTTCATTGTCTAAACAAACGTACATAAAGTCATGTCCTCTTTCGAAACATCCAGAAATCCATTGAAACCCAATATCATAAGTTGAACCATCACCACCAAAAGTTACAAATTTTGGCTGAGGTGTATCTGCACTTATTCTACCTTTGTTTCTTAAAGCTTTATTCATAGTTTCAACACCAGCCATTGCAGTTGATGAGTTCTCAAAACCAATATGAATCCAAGAACAGTCCCATGAAGTATGAGGGTAAATTGCTGTACAAACCTCTAAACACCCAGTTGAAGCAGAAACAACTAAGTTATCATTGGTTGCATTTAATACTTCTCTTACGATAATAGAGTGAGCACAACCAGGACATAGAAGGTGTGAACCTTCAAATCTCTCAGCAGCTGTTGAAAACGTTTTTAAGTTTTTAATTACTTTTTGTGTACTCATATTATTTTCCCTCCACATTATAGAAACTTAATTCTGGACCTCTAACTCCGATAAATCTTTGGATATTACCTGAAAGTTTTCCATCTTTTGCTTCTTTATTTAATGTTCTAAAAATCTCTTTTAAACCAGCAACTGTCATATCTCTACCACCTAATCCATAAATTAAGTTAGATATTAAAGGACGTGCCTTTGTATTAATTAGTGCACCTGAAACTTCATTATATAAGGTACCAACAGTACCACCAGGGGCACTTCTGTCCATACATGCTACTGCTTTTACATTTTGAAGTTCTTTTGCTACTTCTTCAAGGGGAAAAGGTCTAAAGAGTCTTGGTGCAATAACTCCTGCTTTTATTCCCTCTTCCTTTAATTGTTCAATAGCTACAATAGCAGTTTCATATGTAGAGCCTAAACATACAATTGCAATTTGTGCATCTTCCATACCATAAGATTCAACAAGTTTATACTCTCTTCCTGTTAACTCTTTAAATTGTGCAAATGTTTCTAAAATAACTTGTTTAGATCCCATTAATGCAGCATGTTGTTTTGCTTTATGTTCAAAGTGCCAATCTTGTTCCGTTTGAACACCATGAGTTACTGGTCTATCAAAGTTTAATAAAGCATTAACTTGTAAATATTCACCAACAAATTTAGCTGCAACTTCATCTTTTAATGGCCTAACATTTTGAGCTGTATGAGATGTCATAAATCCATCTTGATTAGAAATAACTGGTAATCTAACCTCAGGGTGTTCTGATATTTTAAATGCCATTAAAGTCATATCATATGCTTCTTGTGGTGAGAATGCATCTAGTGAAATCCATCCTGAATCTCTTGTCAAGTATAAATCAGAATGGTCACCATTTACATTTAAAGGTGCTGCTAAAGCTCTATTAACTAAACATAAAACAACTGGTATTCTCATACCTGAGGCTTGGTATAAAACTTCAATCATAAGTGCTAAACCTTGAGAAGAAGTTGCAGTGGCAACTCTACCACCAGCTGCACCTGCTCCAACACATGCAGACATAGCAGCATGTTCTGATTCAGTCATCATAACTTCACCATCAATATATCCATTTGCATGGAACATAGCATAGTTTTCAACTGTAGCAGTTGAAGGAGTAATAGGATAAGCAGCAACTACATCAACATCAGCTTGTCTTAAAGCTTGTGAGTTTGCCATATTTCCATCCCAAACTTCTACTTCTCTTAATTCCATAACATTTTTATTCATTGTTACTCACCTCTCTTCTTTTTTTCTGGCCATTTGCTTAAAGCATCTTCTACTGTTTCATACTCATTAAACATTAAAAGAGATTTTGGGTTAGTTGGACATACACTTACACATAGTCCACAACCTTTACAGTGTTCATAATCAACACCTTTCATCTCTTTATTTCTTGCAATAATAGAAGAATCTGGACAGAAAACCCAACAGTTCTGACAGTCAATACAAGTCTGGCTATTCCAAACTGGTTTAATAACTCTCCAGTCTCCCACACTCATACTTTTTGAACTTGTTTCTGAATATTTTCTATCTTCTGGTTGAATGTCTGCTAGGTTATAGTCTACATAACCATCAAATGTATATAATGCAGCCCCTGGAACTAATTCGTCCCACCCCATTTCATTAATTGGTTTACTCATATTAATATCCTTTATTGAACTTCGTCATAAGCTCTTTGGATTGCTACCATATTTGCATCAATCACATTAGCAGGTAACTTTTTAAGTACATGTTTCATTTTTTCTTTAAAGTCTTCAATTTCGTACATATTACTAACTTTCATAAATGCACCTAACATTGGAGTATTTGGAATTGCTTTACCAATAGTATCTCTAGCTATTTGTAAACAATCTAAAATAAATACTCTATCTTTTATATCTTGTAAAGATGGAACTAAATCAATTAATTCATCTTTGCTAAGGTGAGTTGTAATAATATAT
This genomic interval carries:
- a CDS encoding cysteine hydrolase family protein; protein product: MKNTALVLIDLQNDYFNSIQGAKWPLHKTEEAAANALKILNKCRDSDIKIVHVRHEFAMDNPPFFAPNSDGAKIHESLTPKNDEEQVLKNNVNSFKDTNLKEILDSSNIENVIIVGAMSYMCIDAVTRAASDFGYNCYVAHDACTTSNVEFNGVKVDATLAHATIMSALQFAYANVHTTDEILDLI
- a CDS encoding diacylglycerol kinase, with translation MRNQPKYNFFKNTTYALKGLKDLLKTETSFKVELVIVVLLLPVIFILDTTITNKVIMFITLMLMPLVETLNSAIERVVDLVTLEHHDMAGRAKDVGSAAVFFSICIFVITWCIILYSSIFNIQ
- a CDS encoding phosphatase PAP2 family protein, which gives rise to MTQKSINFQIVITSLLLFGVILLFELTNLDILIQNFFFNFETSKWLINKDEPILRLFLYDGLKKVLITFALVIAISLIFFRKKELIIKYKKGLLIVLLSSIIVPITIGALKAVSNTPCPKNIEHFGGDYPNIKVFESYPSDFIQEKKIKCWPAGHVSGGFALLSLFFLFKKRKNKIIAITSAFTLAWAMGLYKMLIGDHFLSHTIITMLIAWCEILIISKFIKGTDIEKSA
- a CDS encoding phosphoethanolamine transferase; translation: MNLSQQKVILLSSIVLTTFFNFTFFQNVITTYSLEGINIVYIISIAIILVALFTFLFSLFSSKYTTKPLLILIFIVSCFTAYFMDTYHVVIDDEMIRNSLQTNLSESSDLFSLKLATYVLILGLIPSFLIYKLNIQYQGLKKELISKLKTIVLSLLIIIIIVLSFSKFYSSFFREHKPLRYSVNPVYWMYSIGKYINKTANSGPVVVKEIGEDAKILKEEIDRKELVIMVVGETARADRFSLNGYEKETNPLLKKEDVINFSNMSSCGTSTAVSVPCMFSIYKMDDYDYKKGISTQNVIDVLNNTKDIKILWRDNNSSSKGVANRIDYEDFKTSKTNTICTEDGECRDIGMLVGLEEYISKNKDKDILIVLHQMGNHGPAYYKRYPKEFEKFTPVCKTNQLEECTQEEVSNAYDNAILYTDYFLSEVIKFLKPYSKTYETAMLYMSDHGESLGENGLYLHGMPYFMAPQEQTHVASVLWLGDGYMKNDYDLEKLKAESSNKYSHDNLFHTLLGIFEIDSEVYKKDMDILYDSKIH
- a CDS encoding AbrB family transcriptional regulator, giving the protein MILALLIGVSGSILFIYLNLPLPWLLGSIFAASIAMRFEKLPIQSPKTFSPPARVLIGLTIGSAFTPEILQFLDVYFFSLLLVIPYTIITIVAGMYYFYRFQGFDKKTAYLSSMPGGVIEMVIIGEEIKANISKITLVQSSRLFFIVITLPFVIQYIFQVDIAGNKLITLPIKDVNLIELLVLITLGFIGGIIAKKVKLSAAFLIGPMIISIVLHATGLVTTTVPDELLKFVQVVFGTIIGFTFKGVDFKTIIKTLIATFGHFVILVTISVVFISLAYYLFDFPIISTLLAFTPGGQAEINLIAILVSASVPYITLHHIVRLFIVMNIAPIFAKRL
- the blaOXA gene encoding class D beta-lactamase produces the protein MLKVLSLLIFCTAFVSANDESIKKIFENYKIDGTLIITDLNSDKLYLHNSKRADTRFSPASTFKIAHTLILLNENIIKSQDEIIKWDKVKRAYDLWNKDQTLATAVANSCVWCFKRFSKKVSKETYLDYLKKFNYGNKIIGDDKSNFWLDSSLKISTFEQIDFLKKIYTQNLPILEKNISMLKDILTIQKDTNFQIKAKSGWDGQIGWYVGYVKTKKEIYFFALNADIKKEQLNYRKQIVYEALKIKNIIDFK
- a CDS encoding thiamine pyrophosphate-dependent enzyme, with the translated sequence MSTQKVIKNLKTFSTAAERFEGSHLLCPGCAHSIIVREVLNATNDNLVVSASTGCLEVCTAIYPHTSWDCSWIHIGFENSSTAMAGVETMNKALRNKGRISADTPQPKFVTFGGDGSTYDIGFQWISGCFERGHDFMYVCLDNEVYANTGGQRSSSTPIGSSTTTAPAGTHSYGEKRQKKDIVSIMAAHGSPYVAQVAPNKWKDMVKKIQRGFDTKGPVFINAMSACTTEWKFAPNQTIEVSDLAVDSLVFPLYEIIDGRELNITYRPKNIIPVRDYLAAQPRFKHLFKKENEYLIDEWQKRIDERWEFLQKREEIRM
- a CDS encoding 2-oxoacid:ferredoxin oxidoreductase subunit alpha, translated to MNKNVMELREVEVWDGNMANSQALRQADVDVVAAYPITPSTATVENYAMFHANGYIDGEVMMTESEHAAMSACVGAGAAGGRVATATSSQGLALMIEVLYQASGMRIPVVLCLVNRALAAPLNVNGDHSDLYLTRDSGWISLDAFSPQEAYDMTLMAFKISEHPEVRLPVISNQDGFMTSHTAQNVRPLKDEVAAKFVGEYLQVNALLNFDRPVTHGVQTEQDWHFEHKAKQHAALMGSKQVILETFAQFKELTGREYKLVESYGMEDAQIAIVCLGSTYETAIVAIEQLKEEGIKAGVIAPRLFRPFPLEEVAKELQNVKAVACMDRSAPGGTVGTLYNEVSGALINTKARPLISNLIYGLGGRDMTVAGLKEIFRTLNKEAKDGKLSGNIQRFIGVRGPELSFYNVEGK
- a CDS encoding 4Fe-4S dicluster-binding protein is translated as MSKPINEMGWDELVPGAALYTFDGYVDYNLADIQPEDRKYSETSSKSMSVGDWRVIKPVWNSQTCIDCQNCWVFCPDSSIIARNKEMKGVDYEHCKGCGLCVSVCPTNPKSLLMFNEYETVEDALSKWPEKKKRGE
- a CDS encoding pyruvate flavodoxin oxidoreductase subunit gamma produces the protein MLEIRWHSRAGQGAVTGAKGLGSIVAESGKEVQAFAFYGSAKRGASMTAYNRIDDKPILNHEKYMSPDYVFILDPGLALTDDITANGKETTKYIITTHLSKDELIDLVPSLQDIKDRVFILDCLQIARDTIGKAIPNTPMLGAFMKVSNMYEIEDFKEKMKHVLKKLPANVIDANMVAIQRAYDEVQ